In Panacibacter ginsenosidivorans, the following proteins share a genomic window:
- the meaB gene encoding methylmalonyl Co-A mutase-associated GTPase MeaB — MKLDIKSIARNVSLIENRISGFEELLLRANSKNTAAIIGITGAPGAGKSTIVDGLIQEMISDEKKIAVICVDPSSPFNMGALLGDRIRMSKWYNNENVFIRSMASRKALGGLSPMIIEETEYLKTTGFDYIIIETVGVGQNEVDIAGLADVTIVVTVPEGGDEIQTMKSGIMEIADIFVVNKCDRPEADRFVKFLHSMLAPVFSRSKEEIPVIKTIAEKHEGVNELYKKIITILNNSKKSEKKYRLLAERAYQLIQSKRMEDVSKENLVKQIKEDSQQEDQFNLYRFIKNFE, encoded by the coding sequence ATGAAGCTTGATATAAAAAGTATAGCCAGAAATGTTTCGCTGATTGAAAACCGCATTAGTGGTTTTGAAGAACTATTACTCCGGGCTAATAGCAAGAACACTGCTGCAATAATTGGAATTACAGGCGCACCGGGAGCGGGTAAGAGCACAATAGTGGATGGACTGATACAGGAAATGATCAGCGATGAAAAAAAAATAGCTGTAATCTGTGTTGATCCATCTTCGCCATTTAATATGGGAGCTTTGTTAGGCGACAGGATACGAATGAGTAAATGGTACAACAATGAAAATGTTTTTATTCGTTCGATGGCATCAAGAAAAGCACTGGGCGGATTAAGCCCGATGATCATTGAAGAAACAGAGTATTTAAAAACAACGGGCTTTGATTACATAATTATTGAGACTGTTGGCGTTGGCCAAAACGAAGTGGACATAGCTGGCCTCGCAGATGTAACGATTGTTGTAACGGTTCCTGAAGGTGGAGATGAAATACAGACGATGAAATCCGGCATCATGGAAATTGCTGATATTTTTGTTGTAAATAAATGCGACAGGCCTGAAGCCGACAGGTTTGTAAAATTTCTGCATTCAATGCTGGCGCCGGTTTTCAGCAGGAGTAAAGAAGAAATTCCTGTAATAAAAACCATTGCAGAAAAGCATGAAGGAGTAAATGAATTATATAAAAAGATTATTACGATACTTAATAACTCAAAGAAATCTGAAAAGAAATATAGGTTATTGGCAGAGAGAGCTTACCAGCTTATACAATCTAAACGCATGGAAGATGTAAGTAAAGAAAATTTAGTAAAGCAAATAAAAGAAGATTCACAACAAGAGGATCAATTTAACCTTTACCGATTTATTAAAAATTTTGAATAA
- a CDS encoding FkbM family methyltransferase, with amino-acid sequence MAISGFKRYLKLIKNVENPWEYFLNKRKRHEKNLNFTTRPNKISFDVSSGIYLVFKEIFMSDVYNIDELLKKIPEKPVIVDIGANVGFFDMLILSKLPGATIYAYEPLPVNVAKLNKIISENPQIKDAISVYQCAVTGNSKEALELYMEDTDDSQVVASVFSGFNKNNTKKISVPSITLTEIITGNKLEEIDLLKIDCEGSEYDIIYNTDAEIIKRAKFIALEIHDLDEKNNFREMKKYLTSLGYQLTAEPINDFCYAVEAIRQ; translated from the coding sequence ATGGCAATTTCAGGATTCAAAAGATATTTAAAGCTTATAAAGAATGTAGAAAATCCATGGGAATATTTTCTCAACAAAAGAAAACGCCATGAGAAAAATTTAAACTTTACCACACGTCCTAATAAAATTTCCTTTGATGTGTCTTCGGGTATTTATCTGGTGTTCAAAGAAATATTTATGAGCGATGTTTACAACATCGACGAGCTGTTAAAAAAAATTCCTGAAAAACCTGTTATTGTTGATATTGGCGCTAATGTTGGTTTTTTTGACATGCTGATATTATCCAAATTACCGGGAGCAACTATTTATGCTTATGAGCCGCTGCCTGTGAATGTTGCTAAGTTGAATAAGATCATTTCAGAAAACCCGCAAATAAAAGACGCCATCAGTGTTTATCAATGTGCAGTTACCGGTAATTCCAAAGAAGCACTTGAATTGTACATGGAAGACACAGACGATAGCCAGGTAGTAGCTTCTGTCTTTTCTGGTTTCAACAAGAACAATACTAAAAAAATATCTGTTCCTTCTATTACTTTAACAGAGATCATTACAGGAAATAAACTGGAAGAGATCGATCTTTTAAAAATTGATTGTGAAGGAAGTGAATACGACATTATTTATAACACTGATGCTGAAATTATAAAACGAGCAAAATTTATTGCTTTAGAAATTCATGATCTTGATGAAAAGAATAACTTCAGGGAAATGAAAAAATATCTTACCTCTTTAGGTTACCAGTTAACAGCAGAACCTATAAATGACTTTTGCTATGCTGTTGAGGCAATAAGGCAATGA
- a CDS encoding glycosyltransferase family 4 protein — MKYPHTGLYYFCLQLGLALTRNINVEKEDISFYLPSSVGKLFGEKYNYISQSSLHKFVFPSVKGFDIWHGTFQGSNYSPKKSSIKKVLTIHDLNFLLEHKNNTAKKKSNLAKIQKQINDADRICTISEFVKKEVLENLDVKNKEVQVVYNGCNLSLNTNPKQPAMIPDKPFVFTIGTIMTKKNFHVLPALLCNNDLLLVIAGTIMEEAYLAKIKEEANKYGVGNRVIFAGAVSENDKEWFLKNCLAFAFPSIAEGFGLPVIEAMAFGKPVFLSTATSLPEVGGDAAYYFPSFDADEMQQAFQRGMEHYIDTSPSEIIKKRAGKFTWEEAAKKYLEIYRSLY, encoded by the coding sequence ATGAAATATCCTCACACTGGGTTGTACTATTTTTGTTTACAACTTGGGCTTGCACTAACACGTAACATAAACGTAGAAAAAGAAGATATTTCATTTTACCTGCCGTCCTCCGTTGGAAAATTATTCGGCGAAAAATATAATTACATCTCTCAAAGCAGTTTGCACAAATTTGTATTCCCTTCTGTTAAAGGCTTTGATATCTGGCATGGAACTTTCCAGGGCTCGAATTATTCGCCTAAAAAATCTTCTATAAAGAAAGTGCTTACCATACATGATCTTAACTTTTTGCTCGAGCACAAGAACAATACCGCGAAAAAAAAAAGTAACCTCGCAAAAATTCAGAAACAAATAAATGATGCCGATAGGATCTGTACTATTTCCGAATTTGTAAAAAAAGAAGTGCTGGAAAACCTGGATGTAAAAAATAAAGAAGTGCAAGTCGTTTACAATGGTTGCAATCTGTCTTTAAACACAAATCCAAAGCAGCCGGCAATGATTCCCGATAAACCTTTCGTTTTTACAATTGGAACAATAATGACGAAAAAGAACTTTCATGTTTTACCGGCCTTATTGTGTAATAATGATCTGCTGCTTGTAATTGCAGGCACTATAATGGAAGAAGCATATCTCGCAAAGATCAAAGAAGAAGCAAATAAATATGGAGTTGGTAACAGGGTAATCTTTGCAGGAGCTGTTTCAGAAAATGACAAAGAATGGTTCTTAAAAAATTGCTTGGCATTTGCATTTCCATCCATTGCAGAAGGTTTTGGTTTACCTGTTATAGAGGCAATGGCCTTTGGTAAACCTGTATTTCTTTCTACCGCTACCAGCTTACCTGAAGTTGGTGGAGATGCAGCTTATTATTTTCCATCATTTGATGCGGATGAAATGCAACAAGCATTTCAGCGAGGTATGGAGCACTACATAGATACAAGCCCTTCTGAAATAATAAAAAAAAGAGCTGGAAAATTTACGTGGGAGGAAGCTGCAAAAAAGTACTTAGAAATATACAGGAGTCTTTATTAA
- a CDS encoding glycosyltransferase family 9 protein codes for MQKFLVIQTAFIGDVVLATGIIEKLHQYYPDAAIDFLVRKGNEGLLTDHPFLHEVLIWDKKQSKYGNLLKLLKKIKANQYDKVINVQRYATTGLLTAFSKAKETIGFDKNPLSFLFSKKIKHAFTEGTHEIERNHALISTFTDSMAAKPKLYPSKNDFGKVRQYKDKPYLCVAPSSVWFTKQYPKEKWISFLNQLPPKYNIYLLGAPSDKSLCEEIRKISLYPFVINLAGQLNFLQSAALMQDAVMNYVNDSAPMHFASAVNAPVTAVYCSTVPVFGYGPLSDKNFVVEVEEKLNCRPCGLHGYKACPKGHFKCAIDIRDEQLLSVVGY; via the coding sequence ATGCAAAAATTCCTGGTAATACAAACAGCATTTATTGGTGATGTAGTGTTGGCAACAGGCATCATCGAAAAGCTGCACCAGTATTACCCCGATGCTGCCATAGATTTTTTAGTAAGAAAAGGAAATGAAGGATTATTAACTGATCATCCTTTTTTGCATGAAGTACTGATATGGGATAAAAAACAAAGCAAGTATGGCAACTTGCTAAAGCTTCTAAAAAAAATTAAAGCCAATCAATATGATAAGGTTATCAATGTACAACGCTATGCTACCACAGGATTGCTTACTGCATTCTCCAAAGCAAAAGAAACGATAGGCTTTGATAAAAATCCATTGAGCTTTCTTTTTTCAAAAAAAATAAAACATGCTTTCACAGAAGGTACGCATGAGATTGAACGCAACCACGCATTGATCAGTACGTTTACAGATAGTATGGCAGCTAAACCAAAATTATATCCTTCTAAAAATGATTTTGGAAAAGTAAGACAATACAAAGACAAGCCTTACCTGTGCGTTGCACCATCTTCTGTGTGGTTTACCAAACAATATCCAAAAGAAAAATGGATCAGTTTTTTAAACCAGTTGCCACCAAAATATAATATATACCTGTTGGGCGCACCAAGTGATAAATCACTATGCGAAGAGATCAGGAAAATATCGCTGTATCCATTTGTGATCAACCTTGCAGGGCAACTTAACTTTCTACAATCTGCCGCGCTGATGCAGGATGCCGTTATGAATTATGTGAATGACTCAGCGCCCATGCATTTCGCTTCTGCAGTAAATGCTCCGGTCACCGCTGTTTATTGCTCCACTGTTCCCGTTTTTGGCTATGGACCATTAAGTGATAAAAATTTTGTTGTGGAAGTAGAGGAAAAGCTAAACTGCAGGCCATGTGGCTTACATGGTTACAAAGCCTGCCCTAAAGGGCATTTCAAATGTGCGATAGATATAAGAGATGAACAATTGTTATCTGTTGTCGGTTATTAA
- a CDS encoding YybH family protein, translating into MKIYRLFKCIPFTAIFIVFSIVSLAQSSDTTAIRTVMNAQVKAWNNGDIDAFMQTYWKSDSLLFVGSKGPNYGWQTTLDNYKKRYPDTIAMGKLNFTILEIKLLSAEYGFVLGKWHLARTIGDIGGHFTLLFRKINGQWFIVADHTS; encoded by the coding sequence ATGAAAATTTATCGCTTATTTAAATGCATACCTTTTACAGCTATTTTTATTGTATTTTCTATTGTATCTCTTGCGCAAAGCAGCGATACCACAGCCATCCGCACAGTTATGAATGCACAGGTAAAAGCATGGAACAATGGAGATATTGATGCTTTTATGCAAACGTACTGGAAGAGTGACAGCCTGCTTTTTGTGGGATCGAAAGGCCCGAATTATGGTTGGCAAACAACGCTTGATAATTACAAAAAAAGATACCCGGACACTATTGCAATGGGTAAACTTAATTTTACCATTCTTGAAATAAAATTACTTTCTGCAGAATATGGTTTTGTGTTAGGCAAGTGGCATCTTGCAAGAACGATCGGCGATATAGGCGGGCATTTTACTTTACTCTTTCGTAAGATAAACGGCCAGTGGTTTATTGTTGCTGATCATACGAGTTGA
- a CDS encoding LytR/AlgR family response regulator transcription factor has product MLNAVIIEDEGLAIDKLKSILTELVPDIFFTAIITSVKEGISYFAGMPKQDIIFCDIHLTDGLSFEIFNNFQVDTPLIFTTAYDEFIMKAFDYNSIDYLLKPVNVQEVSKAVQKYKLLQQHFNQNAQKLNNLLNYLGTPKKTRIIVKKGMEHIAVKLEEIVLFYTENKVVYLIDRQKTKYIYDKNLSLSENELDPNIFFRANRKYIVNINYIKSFRSYEKVKLMLEFSTPDISHQVIISQETAPDFKKWLTGT; this is encoded by the coding sequence ATGCTTAATGCAGTAATCATTGAAGATGAAGGATTAGCCATAGATAAATTAAAAAGCATCCTTACAGAACTGGTGCCTGATATTTTTTTTACAGCCATCATTACTTCTGTAAAAGAAGGTATATCTTATTTTGCAGGGATGCCAAAGCAGGATATTATTTTTTGTGATATTCACTTAACAGATGGCCTTTCATTTGAGATATTCAACAATTTCCAGGTAGATACACCGCTGATCTTTACCACTGCTTATGATGAGTTTATTATGAAGGCATTTGATTATAACAGCATCGATTATTTACTAAAGCCGGTAAATGTGCAGGAAGTTTCCAAGGCAGTTCAGAAATACAAATTGCTGCAACAGCATTTTAACCAAAATGCACAAAAGCTAAATAACCTGCTCAATTATCTTGGAACACCAAAGAAAACCAGGATCATAGTGAAAAAAGGTATGGAACACATTGCAGTAAAACTTGAGGAAATAGTTTTATTCTATACCGAAAATAAAGTAGTGTATCTAATAGACAGACAAAAGACAAAATACATATATGATAAGAATCTAAGCTTATCAGAAAATGAACTTGATCCAAATATTTTTTTCAGGGCAAATAGAAAATATATAGTAAACATCAATTATATTAAATCATTCAGGTCTTATGAAAAAGTAAAATTGATGTTAGAATTTTCTACACCTGATATATCACACCAGGTTATTATAAGTCAGGAAACAGCTCCTGACTTTAAAAAATGGTTGACTGGTACATAG
- a CDS encoding sensor histidine kinase: MINDKRIRVFFIPLLGIVIPLASGFYHYKTASFEEIIIANCYSVFISFCVWHGGSLIIYKYRLLLPYNAVVKIVTLCFLTVLYGGIVATILSGIWLFFTTAHHIDWQLLMRNTLAVCIAVVVFTLMYEILFLSNENEIGHIKTKQLDTALTKAQLTVLKNELDPHFMYNALNTLSWLVHKDENKADDFINKLSEVYRYFLVNKNKEQVTLAEEIDFIKNYFALLQLRYENKITLDIELHHHNTADITILPCALQLLVENAIKHNAFTAADPLCIKITVENESIYVVNTKRAGKISHYSTKLGLNNLRERYQLVCQQPVTVESGRDYFVVSLPMLKSA; encoded by the coding sequence ATGATAAACGACAAAAGAATAAGAGTTTTTTTTATTCCATTACTTGGCATAGTTATTCCATTGGCATCGGGTTTTTACCACTATAAAACAGCTTCTTTTGAAGAAATTATTATAGCTAACTGTTATTCAGTTTTTATTTCTTTTTGCGTATGGCATGGGGGAAGCTTGATCATTTACAAATATAGGCTGCTATTGCCTTACAACGCTGTTGTAAAAATAGTTACGCTTTGTTTTCTTACGGTTTTGTATGGAGGAATTGTAGCTACAATATTAAGCGGTATATGGCTTTTTTTTACCACAGCTCATCATATAGATTGGCAATTGTTAATGCGAAATACATTGGCCGTATGCATTGCTGTAGTTGTGTTTACATTAATGTATGAAATACTTTTTTTATCAAATGAAAATGAAATAGGACATATAAAAACAAAACAGCTTGATACAGCACTTACAAAAGCTCAATTGACAGTATTGAAAAATGAGCTTGATCCGCATTTCATGTATAATGCATTAAACACGTTATCCTGGTTGGTGCATAAGGATGAAAACAAAGCGGATGATTTCATCAATAAACTTTCCGAAGTCTACAGGTATTTTCTCGTTAATAAAAACAAGGAGCAGGTAACTCTTGCAGAAGAAATTGATTTTATTAAAAACTATTTCGCTCTGCTGCAACTTAGATATGAAAATAAGATTACCCTTGATATAGAACTGCACCATCACAATACAGCTGACATCACCATATTGCCTTGCGCTTTACAATTATTAGTAGAAAATGCTATAAAGCATAATGCATTTACAGCTGCTGATCCTTTATGTATAAAGATCACAGTTGAGAATGAAAGTATCTATGTTGTTAATACAAAAAGGGCTGGTAAAATATCGCATTATTCTACAAAACTGGGCCTAAATAATTTAAGAGAAAGATATCAACTTGTTTGTCAACAACCCGTTACTGTTGAATCTGGCAGGGATTATTTTGTGGTAAGCTTACCTATGTTAAAAAGCGCATAA
- a CDS encoding amidohydrolase: protein MSSLTVTLIQTNLHWQNKAANLSMFSDKINSINTKTEIVVLPEMFSTGFIMQPERFAETMDGETVIWMRDIALSKKIILTGSIIIKEYDNYYNRLIWMLPNGECGYYDKRHLFAFANEDHHYKPGSKRLIASVKGWRINLQVCYDLRFPVWARQQLHHSNNNSPVFEYDLLIYTANWPERRSHPWKTLLQARAIENQCFVVGVNRVGNDGNNIYHSGDSMVVSPLGDILYHKTNEEDIFTVTLQKQLLDEVRGRFPFWKDADNFTIINE from the coding sequence ATGTCTTCTCTTACAGTAACTCTTATACAAACTAATCTTCACTGGCAAAATAAGGCGGCAAACCTGTCTATGTTTTCAGATAAAATAAATAGTATAAATACTAAAACAGAAATCGTTGTTTTGCCTGAAATGTTCAGCACAGGCTTTATTATGCAACCAGAACGGTTTGCTGAAACAATGGATGGAGAAACGGTAATATGGATGCGTGATATAGCCCTATCGAAAAAAATTATTCTTACCGGCAGTATCATCATAAAAGAATATGACAATTATTATAACCGTCTTATATGGATGTTGCCCAATGGTGAATGTGGTTACTATGATAAGCGACATCTTTTTGCATTTGCCAATGAAGATCATCACTACAAGCCTGGTTCGAAACGGCTGATTGCTTCTGTGAAAGGATGGAGAATAAATCTACAGGTTTGTTATGACCTCAGGTTTCCTGTCTGGGCAAGGCAGCAGCTTCATCATAGCAATAATAACAGTCCTGTTTTTGAATATGACCTGCTTATTTATACAGCCAATTGGCCTGAACGCCGGAGCCATCCGTGGAAAACATTATTGCAGGCACGTGCCATAGAAAACCAGTGTTTTGTAGTGGGTGTAAACAGGGTTGGTAATGATGGCAATAATATTTACCATAGCGGTGACAGTATGGTTGTTTCTCCACTTGGAGATATACTATATCATAAAACAAATGAAGAAGATATATTTACTGTTACGTTGCAAAAACAATTATTAGATGAAGTAAGAGGTCGTTTCCCTTTTTGGAAAGATGCTGATAACTTTACGATTATTAATGAATAA
- the nagA gene encoding N-acetylglucosamine-6-phosphate deacetylase — translation MIYKASLIFTGQEMLQEHAMLVKDGVIETIMPKAEINTQEEIVELGNVILLPAFIDIQLYGAFGRLLSEYPDIETISGIVKYCAEGGAAYCLPTVATNTYDTIFHCIDALKSYWQQGGKSVIGLHVEGPWINPAKRGAHREEWIFSPTIAQAKELLDYGNGIIKIITLAPECVSQEVIDLIRSYNIIISAGHSNATYEQATGAFEKGLNLTTHLFNAMSPLQHRAPGLVGAVFNHPKVLCSIVPDGHHVDFSAIQIAKKIMGNRLFVITDAVTETSQGYYKHQLDGDKYTSNGILSGSALTMYKAFQNLTQHCGIDTEEAIRMCSLYPAMALGMQNKIGVLKQGAKADIIVVDKNFQFLKLINS, via the coding sequence ATGATCTATAAAGCTTCCTTGATTTTTACGGGCCAAGAAATGTTGCAGGAACATGCAATGTTAGTAAAGGATGGTGTTATCGAAACTATTATGCCTAAAGCTGAAATAAATACCCAGGAAGAAATCGTCGAGCTTGGTAATGTTATTTTATTGCCAGCCTTTATAGATATCCAGTTATATGGAGCTTTTGGTCGCCTGCTTTCAGAGTACCCGGATATAGAAACAATTTCAGGTATTGTTAAATACTGTGCTGAAGGAGGGGCTGCCTATTGTTTACCTACTGTTGCTACCAATACTTACGATACAATTTTTCATTGTATTGATGCTCTTAAGAGTTATTGGCAGCAAGGTGGCAAAAGTGTTATAGGGTTGCACGTAGAAGGTCCATGGATCAACCCCGCTAAAAGAGGAGCTCACCGGGAGGAGTGGATATTTTCTCCAACTATTGCACAGGCAAAAGAATTACTTGACTATGGTAACGGAATAATTAAAATAATTACCCTGGCGCCAGAATGCGTTTCGCAAGAAGTGATTGATCTTATCAGATCATATAATATCATTATTTCTGCAGGTCATAGTAATGCAACATATGAACAGGCAACAGGCGCATTTGAGAAAGGACTTAATCTTACTACACACTTATTTAATGCTATGAGCCCGTTGCAGCACAGGGCACCAGGTTTAGTTGGCGCTGTTTTCAATCATCCCAAAGTGCTATGCAGTATTGTTCCGGATGGTCACCATGTTGACTTCTCAGCTATTCAAATAGCCAAAAAAATAATGGGGAACCGTTTATTTGTTATAACAGACGCTGTTACAGAAACATCCCAAGGCTATTACAAGCATCAATTGGACGGTGATAAATATACTTCTAACGGAATTCTTAGTGGTTCTGCACTTACGATGTATAAAGCTTTTCAAAACCTGACGCAGCACTGCGGTATTGACACTGAAGAAGCAATTAGAATGTGTAGCCTTTATCCGGCAATGGCATTAGGTATGCAAAATAAAATAGGTGTATTAAAACAGGGGGCAAAAGCTGATATAATTGTGGTTGACAAAAATTTTCAGTTTCTAAAGTTAATCAATAGCTAA
- a CDS encoding DMT family transporter, with protein MNWLILIIGGFFEVGFAACLGKAKETTGNTSLLWMVGFFVSLSISMYLLYKATQTLPVGTAYAVWTGIGAVGTVLVGIFVFNEPADFWRLFFLTTLIASIIGLKFVSN; from the coding sequence ATGAATTGGCTAATACTCATTATAGGAGGTTTTTTTGAAGTTGGTTTTGCCGCCTGTTTGGGCAAAGCAAAGGAAACAACCGGCAATACATCACTTCTTTGGATGGTTGGTTTTTTCGTTAGCCTCTCTATCAGTATGTACTTGCTTTATAAAGCAACACAAACATTACCGGTAGGAACAGCTTATGCAGTGTGGACTGGTATTGGAGCTGTAGGAACGGTATTGGTTGGAATCTTTGTTTTTAATGAACCAGCAGATTTCTGGCGTTTATTTTTTCTCACTACATTGATAGCATCTATTATTGGGTTAAAATTCGTTTCGAATTAG
- a CDS encoding bifunctional transcriptional activator/DNA repair enzyme AdaA, with amino-acid sequence MRTDYDRIEQAILYIKENFQQQPALDDVAKQVHVSSYHFQRMFKDWAGVSPKKFLQYISLEHAKKLLQQNASLADASFETGLSGTSRLHDLFISIEGMTPGEYKNGGENLEIHYSHAETLFGDVIIASTSKGICHLAFIAKETEAVEQLKAKFPNALLIQKTDLMQQHALEIFKGDWENLAAIKLHLKGTPFQLKVWETLLHIPLGGVTTYGTIASYANQPNASRAVGTAIGSNPVAYLIPCHRVIRATGITGEYAWGSTRKTALLGWESAKIFGDN; translated from the coding sequence ATGAGAACAGATTATGATCGCATAGAGCAGGCCATTCTTTACATTAAAGAAAATTTTCAGCAACAGCCCGCATTGGATGATGTAGCTAAACAGGTGCACGTAAGCTCTTATCACTTTCAGCGTATGTTTAAAGACTGGGCAGGAGTCAGTCCTAAAAAATTTTTACAATATATAAGTTTAGAACATGCAAAGAAATTATTACAGCAAAATGCTTCTCTTGCTGATGCAAGTTTTGAAACAGGCTTATCTGGCACAAGCCGTTTGCATGATTTGTTTATAAGTATTGAAGGCATGACGCCCGGTGAGTACAAAAATGGTGGGGAAAATTTAGAGATACATTACAGCCATGCTGAAACCCTGTTTGGAGATGTTATCATTGCTTCAACTTCAAAAGGCATTTGCCATCTCGCTTTTATTGCAAAAGAAACGGAAGCCGTGGAACAACTGAAAGCGAAATTTCCGAACGCATTATTGATACAGAAGACAGATCTTATGCAGCAGCATGCATTAGAAATATTTAAAGGCGATTGGGAAAATTTAGCAGCAATTAAGCTTCACTTGAAAGGAACACCTTTCCAGTTAAAGGTATGGGAAACCTTGCTGCATATACCTTTGGGCGGTGTAACGACTTATGGTACTATTGCCAGTTATGCAAACCAACCCAATGCTTCCCGTGCAGTAGGCACAGCTATTGGCAGCAATCCTGTTGCATATTTAATTCCCTGTCATCGTGTTATTCGCGCTACGGGTATTACCGGGGAATACGCGTGGGGTAGTACACGCAAGACTGCATTGCTCGGTTGGGAATCAGCAAAAATTTTTGGTGATAATTGA
- a CDS encoding transglutaminase domain-containing protein gives MNEINSPELLSQMLTATDTTDAQKVASIFNWITQNIAYNVKRYETNNNYRYAPVVDEEDEDTIAPLKPLYERIAILVLKRRTAVCSGYANLFKSLCLHAGIPCEVITGLGKASAGRTDKRFASNHRWNAVFFDTVWHLLDATWASGYINYKNEFQRDYNPNYFLTDPVEFIKDHYPEDMRWTLLPQPPVLNEFMYAPFKTMAFNRFYIKSYSPSFGIIEANVGDSIVFELEAVRPERLWISDLPYADSNTVFIMQCCGAVKPVNKVSGKKISYTYHVMSAEIEWLHVIFDDEIIMRYKLNVKRDEHLPASAPVDSLIQQKIN, from the coding sequence TTGAATGAAATAAATTCACCTGAGTTATTGTCGCAAATGCTCACAGCCACAGATACGACAGACGCGCAGAAAGTGGCTTCTATTTTTAACTGGATCACTCAAAACATAGCTTATAATGTAAAACGTTATGAGACTAATAATAACTACAGATACGCTCCTGTGGTTGATGAGGAAGATGAAGATACTATTGCCCCATTAAAGCCTTTATATGAGCGTATTGCCATACTGGTCTTAAAAAGAAGAACAGCAGTATGTAGCGGATATGCAAATCTTTTTAAATCCTTATGCCTGCATGCAGGCATACCATGCGAAGTAATAACAGGTCTCGGAAAAGCAAGTGCTGGCAGAACAGATAAAAGATTTGCCAGCAATCACCGGTGGAATGCTGTTTTCTTCGATACAGTATGGCACCTGCTTGATGCCACCTGGGCAAGCGGATACATTAATTATAAGAATGAATTTCAACGTGACTATAATCCTAACTATTTTCTCACAGACCCTGTTGAATTCATCAAGGACCATTATCCTGAAGATATGCGATGGACCTTGTTGCCACAACCACCGGTATTAAATGAGTTTATGTATGCACCTTTTAAAACAATGGCGTTTAACAGGTTTTATATTAAATCTTATAGCCCTTCATTTGGAATTATAGAAGCAAATGTGGGCGACAGTATTGTGTTTGAACTTGAAGCAGTACGCCCTGAAAGATTATGGATCTCAGACCTGCCTTATGCAGATTCAAACACAGTATTTATTATGCAATGTTGTGGTGCCGTTAAACCCGTTAATAAAGTGTCTGGTAAAAAAATAAGTTACACTTACCATGTTATGTCAGCAGAAATAGAATGGCTGCATGTAATCTTTGATGATGAAATTATTATGCGCTATAAACTAAATGTAAAAAGGGATGAGCATCTTCCTGCTTCTGCCCCTGTTGATTCACTAATACAACAGAAAATCAACTAA